The stretch of DNA CGCGCCAAAATGGTGGTTGAGCCGGCGGGTGCCGTGGGTGTTGCCGCACTCATGGANGGGAAGATTGAAAATCCCGGCACTACCGTGGTGATCCTCTCCGGTGGCAACATCGACCCCATGCTGATGCTCAAGGTCATCCAGCGTGGCCTCTCGGCTGCGGGACGTTTCCTGACTGTGCGCATCATGCTGAACGACCGGCCGGGCTCGCTGGCCACGATCTCGCGCATCATCGCCGAGAATGACGCCAATGTCACNGGGGTGGACCACACGCGCGTGGGCGGCTCCATCTCCATGGGAGATGTCTCCATCACCGTGAACCTTGAAACCAAAGGTCACGAGCACTGTGAACTAGTCCTGACAGCGCTGCGCGCCGAAGGCTATCAGCCGATCGTGGTCCACTAGCGTTGCACCATTAAACAAATAGTTTGTCCCCGGATTGAACATCGCGGGGACAAACTATTGGTCTAATGACTAGCTCTGGTACGGCTTGGCGGAGATAATCGCAACATCGATGGTGCGACCGTTAGGGGCCAGGTAGCTGAGCTTGTCGCCAACATNTTTGCCCATGATGGCTTCACCCAAGGCCGAACGCTCGCTAAAGACTTCCAGATCGCCGGCGCCAACTTCGCGGCTGCCCAACAGGAATTTGATTTCGTCCCCAGCAATGGTGGCAACAACAACCATGCCCTGCTCAATAATGCCGTCGTCAGCAGGTGCTTCACCCACGCGGGCGTTGCGCAGCATCTCACTGAGCTGGCGGATGCGGGCTTCGATCTTGCCCTGCTCATCCTTGGCAGCGTGGTAGCCGCCATTTTCCTTCAAATCGCCCTCTTGGCGAGCCTGCTCAATCTTGCTGACAATCTCAGCACGGCCGGGGCCAGAAAGTTGGGTCAGTTCAAGCTGCAGGCGGTCAAACGCTTCCTGCGTCAACCATGCTGAAGGCATACCGTTAATTGTAGGCACGTAGATCTCCTTGAATGTACAAAGCAAAGGCCCCGCTGCAGATGATCCTTTGAAAGCTCAGGCGTGGGTACTTGGGTGAAGTACACAATCCACGCGCCGAAAATTCATAGACTCACCAAGCGGGGCAGATGGTAATAGAGACCAGTTTAGTCAATAAGACGGATAAACCCAAGAAATGGGGTTGCTAGTGTTACGCCTAATCCACGATCCAGCAGTTTTCAACCACTCCGGTGACGGCCAGCGACGTAGTTCTGAGCTCACCACGGACAGTTGTTGTGCGCCCGTTTTCAGAGCCAACGTCCTTACTGTTAGGTCCGATGGTGATGACGGACCAGCCCACCACGGCGTAGCTAGCATTCATCGCTTTGATGGCACATTCGGCCGTGGTACTCGGGCCCTTGGTCACTGCTAAATCCACAGTTGTCATGGTGGCATCCACCACGTTGTAGCTGAGAATTTNTTGAGAGATTCCGGTATTTGCGCCAAAGCTGACCCAGAGAACCCACCCCAGCGAGATGACTGCTACCAGAATCAGAACAATTTTTCGGGTCTNTTTGGACACAGTCCGCTTGGGTGTGCCGTATCGATTGGTTAGGCTGGTAGGTGCTGGAGAATCAGAATTTGTCACTGCATCCACTTGGGTCGCTTCCGCGGGTTGCCGCGGTCTGGCCGCCCCATTGAAAGGGCGTTGGACTAGAACAAGTTTAGCGTTCATTTGGACCAGTGCTTTTGCTTCGCGAATCCAAGACAGCAGTCCACAAGACGGCAGTCAATAAGAACATGCAGTCCACAAGAAATGAAGGTATCCTCCGTGAACATCAATGACCGACCTGCCGTGGGGCCGTTGCGTCTNTTGGCGGTTCATGCCCATCCGGATGATGAAGCGAGTAAGGGTGCAGCCATGATGGCATCCTATGTGGCTACCGGAGTCGAGGTGATGGTTGCCACATGCACTGGCGGTGAACGCGGGGACATTCAAAACCCGGCACTTGTTGGCGATGCGCATTCTGGCCGTGACATGGGCGGGGCCCGCCGGCTGGAAATGGCCAAGGCCGCCAAGATCCTTGGTATTGCGCACCGGTGGCTGGGCTTTGCAGACTCAGGCCTACCCGANGGGGACCCGTTGCCTGCCCTGCCTGCAAACTGCTTTGCCCTCACACCGCTGGAGACTGCCGCAGCCCCGCTAGTCCGCCTTGTCAGGAGTTTCAAGCCGCACGTGATTATTTCTTATGATGAGAACGGTGGCTACCCGCACCCTGACCACATCATGGCGCACAAAGTCACTCTCGAGGCGTTTTATGCAGCAGGAGACGCTGCAAAGTACCCCGGAACCGGGGATGCATGGGAGCCGGCGAAGCTCTACTACGATCTCGCTTTCAACCCGCAGCGTTTCCGGGCCCTGCACTACGCTCTGGAAGAGGCTGGCCTGGCGTCTCCCTATGCTCAGCGGATTGCAGCGTGGCTAGAAGCGGACGCTGAAGGGCACACTCCGCCGGTCAGCACTCACAGTGCCACCACGCAGATTGACTGCGGGGACTATTTTGAGACACGTGATGCGGCGCTGCGTGCGCACGCAACCCAAGTTGATCCCGACGGTTTCTTNTTTGCTGTGAGCCCGCAAATGCAACGAAAAGTATGGCCGTGGGAGGACTATTCGCTGATCGAATCCCGAGTTCACACCTCTGAGCCAGAGAATGACCTGTTTGCTGGCCTACGATAGATAGTGGACGTTTCCCGCTGGCACCAAAGCCTGCCGGGGATGAAACGAAAGACGAATTGTGCACACACTGATTTTGCTTGCCACCACCGACCCCGCAATTCCCACGCAGCCAGGCCTGCGGCCGGGGCTGACCGAGGACCAAATCACACCCGGCCTGCTGGGCTTCATCATCACCTTCAGCATCGTGATTGTGATGTTCTTCCTTATTCGGGACATGACCAAGCGCGTTCGCCGGGTCCGCTACCGGGCACTGGTTGAGGAGGGCCGCGCAGGCGGTTCACACGGACCTGCCGCCGAACATATGGGGATCCCTATCAGGGATGACTCCGGGCCAACAGTTCAGGTTCTTAGCCCTGAGGTGGGCTTAGACAAGGATCCGCTGGAGGGTCCGGGCCCGGACTCACCTGCGAATCATAAGTAGAAAAATGAACAGGCTGGCGGGTGAACCTAGTGCTTACCTTCGCCAGCACGCTCAAAACCCGGTCAATTGGCAACCTTTTGACGATGCTGCCTTTGCGGAGGCTGTGGCACGTGATGTACCCATTTTTCTGTCAGTAGGGTACGCCGCGTGCCATTGGTGTCATGTCATGGCNGGGGAGTCCTTTGAAGATCCGGCCATAGGGACCTATCTGAACGAACGCTTTGTCGCCATCAAGGTAGACCGTGAGGAACGCCCCGACGTTGACGACGCCTACATGGCAGCAACCCAGGCCCTGAGCGGGCAGGGCGGCTGGCCCATGAGTGTGTTTCTGACNCCTGAGGGCAAGGCCTTNTACGCAGGTACATACTTTCCGCCCGGTCCCGGGTCCGGGCGTCCCTCNTTCATTCAGGTGCTTGAAGCTGTTAATGAGGCTTGGTGCGAACGCAGGGACCAAGTGCAGGAAACGGCCAATGCCTTGGCCGAAACCTTGGCGCAGCCGCTCTGGCAGGTACGCACCACGGGAGGGGCACTAGCAGTTGACCTTCCGCAGATGGCTCCCGTGAAGGCGGACTGGGCGGCAGCTGCAGAGGCGGCGGTCGCAGCCATGGCCCGGGCTGAGGATGGCGTGCATGGCGGCTTTGGCACGGCGCCGAAGTTCCCGCCCACACCAGGTCTAGAATTNTTGCTCCGCCACGCAGCCTCAGGTGCACCAACGGCGCAGACGGCTTTCGGTATGGCTGGGCGGACGCTCGGGGCCATGGTGCACTCGGCACTNTTTGACGCCCTGGGCGGAGGTTTTGCCCGCTACAGCGTCACTGCAGACTGGTCCGAGCCGCATTACGAGAAAATGTTGTACGACAACGCAGGCCTGTTACAGGCGCTGGTGCACTGGATCCGGCTGGCTGAGGGGCTACCCGAGGGTGAGCTGCCCGAGGGTGCTGGGGCACAGGATGCAGTGACGCCGCTGAGCGTTGCCGACGCCAAGGATGCTGCTGCCGCCACGATTTCATGGCTCATGGCGGAAATGCGGTTACCCGGAGGGGCCTTTGCCTCATCTTTGGATGCGGACACCGTCATCGACGGCGTCCACCATGAAGGNGCAAGCTACCAGTGGACCTTGGCGCAATTACAGGAAGCAGCCCGGGCAACTGTCGCAACCGGCGGTACTTCTGCAGAGCATGAAGCCCTCGGCTTGGCAGCCGCGGTGGCCGACGCCATGGGCGTTGGCCGTAACAACACTTCTGCCGCAGCTGGCCCAAACCACCTGGCCGGGGCTGGCTACGCAGCCACCAAGACCACGGCCTTTCCNTTTTCACCCGGGAGGGCCCTGTCCCAACACCAACGTAGTCAGTGGGAGCGGCTCAAACCGGCCCTACTTCAGGCGCGTACACTGCGGGTGATGCCAGCACGGGACGAGAAGGTGGTGGCTTCTTGGAACGCACTCCTCATGGGAGCCCTGGCAGAAGCTGCCATGGTGTTGGCTGAGCCAGCGTACTTGCAAGCCGCCGTGGAGCTAGGGGAATATTTGTATGTGGTGCACTGGGACGGGCAACTGAAACGGGTGTCACACGGCGGTCGCGCTCGCGGAATCAAAGGGCTGCTGGAGGATTACGCCGCCTGCGCCAACGGGTACCTGACGCTTTATGCGGCAACTGGCGATCCTCGGTGGTTTGATTTTGCGGCTCAGCTGATGCAAGCGCTGGAGCAGGACTTCATCGCTGATGGTGTGGTGTTCAACCATGGTGCCCACGAAGGTTCGGCAGGGCCGTTGCAGGGATCACGGTTTGGCGATCCGTTCGATAACGCCACGGTCAGCGGAGTTGCTCAGCTTGCCGGGGCATGCCTCTCCTGGGCGGCCTATACGGGTTCGCACCGGCACAGNGAGCTCGCCCACAGCATGCTCGCAGGTGTGCCGGAGCTTGCCGCAAGGGCGCCAAGAGCCGCCGGNGGACTGCTTGGTGTGGCAGAAGCAGCGCTGGCAGGCCCACTGGAAACAGCTGTTGTAGGTCCGGCGGGATTAGAACGTGATGCGTTGCTGCGGTGCGCGTGGCTTTCGAGTTCGCCGGGAATGATCATCGCCGTGTGGGATGGGACCGGGCTGCCGGGTGTTCCGTTGCTGGCAGGACGTTCGCTGGCTGAACGCCCTCCGCGTCAAGACCACACCTATGAACAGGCTCCGGCACTGCCGTTGGCTTACGTCTGCAGGAATATGGTGTGTGCGCGGCCCGTAGCAACCACTAAGGAACTCCAACACCTCGTGGACTGACACTGTGAGAAATATTCCAACGGTGCATTCTGAATCCGGTAGATTGTTTGGAACACTTCTCCGTCCGGGGATCTGTGGGGAGAATCCGGAAGGAAGCCAGAATGCGCGTACTGCGCCGTGTCGTTTTTCCAATCATTTGGGTGCTGATCTTCAGCGTTATTGCTGTGGCCCTCGTCAAAATCGCCTTCATCGACGGGATCAAGGATCCAGGGGAGCAGCTGGTCCCCAACGCCCAAATTCAGGCCCCTGTCATCGCAGCCAATCGCGCCACAGTGACCAACACCGTGGAACTCGCTGGCACCGTTCACAGTGACGCAGCCGTACCGCTGCGCTCCACTGCAGCAGGGAAAGTGGTGTACTTCTTCGTAGAAAAGGGCGCCGAAGTTGCNTGTGGGGAAAAGATCTTTCAGATCCGCAGCGAAGTGGCACCTGAGCCAGAAACTTACACTCCGGAGGACTCTGCTCCAGCGAACGACAGCCCTGGCGCACCCAGTGCGCCAGGGCCCATCCCCGGGCCGGTGTACTCCTACACAGACGTCCTGGCCGGCGCCGCGGGGACCTTGGATACCCTGACCCTGTTGATGAACCAGGAAACAACGGTGGGCGAGAGCGCAGGAACTATTGCACCCGGCACATTCTCCATCACCGGGACATTGTCCACGGCCCAGCAATTCCGCCTCATGGGCAAACCAACAACCGCCAACGGCACCATTACCAACGGACCGGCACCNTTTCCCTGCCAGAACGTCCAGCTCAGCAACACCAACTCCGCGGCTGAGCCCAACCCGGGCAACCCGGCAGAGGGCCTAGGCAACGGTGCCATGGGTCCGGGAAGCACTACCGACGGCGGAACTGGCCAGGTCAGCTGTGCTGTGCCTGCGGAAGTGGAGGTGTTNCCCGGGTTGGGTGCAACCATCACTTTGACGGCCGGTGAAGCTAAGGATGTGCTGACCCTGCCCTTGACTGCGGTGAAGGGTAGCGTCCAAAACGGCATCGTCTGGATTGCCGCCGCAGATGGCGCCGGAGCACCAGAAGAACGCAAAGTTGAATTAGGTCTCAACGACGGTGACAAGGTAGAGATCGCCTCGGGCCTTACCGAGAACGAACAGGTACTTGAATTTGTGCCCGGTGTGGACGCCTCGATGCCTGATGGGCAGATGGCCGGTTTCGGCCCGATGGGAGGCTGAGCATGACAAGCATTTTGCTGAACCGGATCAGCCTGGTGACGCCAATCCACCCCTCGTTGACTTACGTAACGCCACCCGGACGGTGTTGCTAGCGGATGACGAGCAGCTGCATATCCTCCGTGGCATCGACCTGCAGATCAGGGTGGGAGATCATACCGCGATCGTGGGCCGTTCTGGCTGCGGAAAATCGACCCTGCTGAACATTCTGGGCCTGCTGGATGTCCCCAGCAGCGGGGCTATGCGCTTTGATGGGGTGCCGGTGGAAAAGTTGCGCAACAACACCCGAGCCAAGCTCCGCGGCTCCAGCGTCGGCTTCGTTTTCCAGCAGTTCAACCTGCTGCCTGGGCGCACAGCATTGGAAAATGTCATGACACCGCTGATGTATGCGGGCCGGAAAGAATTTTGGCGCCGCAATGCCATTGCCATGGACATGCTGGACCGGGTGGGACTCTCCGCCCGGGCCAGCACACAGCCCCATATGCTCTCCGGCGGTGAGCAGCAGCGTGTTGCCATCGCCCGTGCTCTGGTGCGCAGGCCGAGGCTGATCCTCGCCGATGAGCCCACCGGAGCTCTTGATGTTCAAACCGGTGCGGCCGTCATGGATCTGCTGGACACCATAGCCACCGAATCCGGGGCAGCCCTGGTGACCATCACCCACGACCTCAACGTCGCAGCACGCGCCCGCACCCGGTACCGCCTAGATGCGGGTGTCCTCTCCCTCACAGACGGTATTGACTCGCCCGCAGCCCTTTCAGGTGTCCGCGCATGACCGCGTTCATCTCCACCATGGTCGAAGCCTGGTCAGAGCTGCGCATTCACAAGACCCGCGTCCTGCTGGCCCTGATCGGTGTGGCCCTGTCAGTGGCCGTCCTGACCACCGTAGTGGGTGTGGGCAACTTGGCCAGGGAAGGCATGCGGCTGGATTCCGAACGCAACGGGGGCCGGGAAGCTACCCTCTCAGTCTCCATTTATCAGGATCCGTCGCTGGGCTCGGCACCGGATGCAACAAAGACCCAGCGGATCCTTGATGACACCATTGCACGCTACGGTTTTACTCACGCCAGCCGTGTCACGCAGACCCAGGGCCGGTTCCAATTCCCGCACGGAGTCCAGCAGGTGAGCATGACGGTGGTTGATCCGCAGTACGGGGTTATTCACCGGGTGGCTGTCTCCGAAGGTGGGTGGTTCGCCACGGACGACGCCGAACGGCTGGCTCCCGCCGTCGTCGTTAACGAAGCNTTTTATACTGCAGCCGGACGGCCAGATCTCACCAGCAACCCGCAGGTTTCAGTACTNGGCAGTAATCCGGCCACGGCCGTGATGATTGGTGTGGTTCCCAACCGGTACCCTGAGGCGATGCCGGAGGCCTTCATGCTGACCGAGGCAGCCCAAACCATTGGCTTGGATGGTTATGGTGGCGGCGGGCCGGGGCAGGAATTACGGATTTGGGCGCCTACCGGGATGGCCGAGCAACTGGTGTCGGTGCTCGGTATGGAGCTGCAACAAGCACTCCCCGGTGCTGAAGTCAACGTTTATCGCAGCGACTACGCAGCCTACGGTGACCCGTTCGCCATGGTGCAGATCATGGTGTCCGGGATTGCCGCACTGATCCTGTTGCTCGGTGCCGTGGGACTGTTGAACATTTCCATGGTCACCGTCAAATACAGGGTGCGCGAGATTGGAATCCGCCGCAGTTTTGGTGCCACATCCGGACGGATTTTTACCGGTGTGATGATGGAATCGGTGGTTGGCACCACAGTGGCAGGGGCGGTTGGGGTGATGCTGGCCGTTGCAGTGGTGAAGAACCCGTTCGTGGAATCAAAGGTGGCNCCCGGACTGGATATCTANCCCGGGGTCCCTGTTGAGGCTGCCCTGCTTGGACTCGGCGCGGCCGTGTTGGTGGGTGCCCTCGCCGGGGCAATTCCAGCGTTGGTAGCTATCCGGGTCAAGGTCATTGACGCGATCAGGTTTTAGCTCTCAGCAGCAGGCACAGGCCTGGGCCGCACAAACGCTCCCAACCAATGACCTAGTTAAAACCACCAGAACCACTGCAACAAAATGGGTGGCGAAGGCTGCCACTGTCAGTGCATGGAACAACTCGTGGAAGCCAAAGTGGCGGCTACTGAAATTAGGCTTCTTGATGCCGTAGATCACGGCGCCGGCAATATACATGGCGCCGCCAAGACAAATGAGCACTGTCGGCACAGCTCCGGCTGCCCAGAATTCCGGCAGGAAAAACAATGCGGTGATGCCCAACAGTACATAAATCGGGACATACAGCCAGCGAGGTGCACGGACCCACAGCACCCGGAACAAGACCCCGGCTAGGGCGCCCACCCAGATCATCCATAACAACAATAAGGCTGTGGGCCGGGGCAGCATCAGGTAGGACAGTGGCGTGTACGAACCAGCAATGACGAGCATGATGTTGCTGTGGTCCAGGCGTTTGAGTGTGGCCCTGACGTTGGGAGACCAATTTCCGCGGTGATACAACGCGCTGGTAGCAANAAGCATGACACCGGTTATCACATAGATGGCACAGGTCACTTTCGCCGCCGTGCTGGGCGCAAAAGCCACAAGGAAGATCCCGGCAATAAGCACTAAGGGGCCGCTGCNCGCATGAAGCCAACCGCGCCAGGATGGTTTGAGATCTAGTCCGGGATGGGGAGGCATGGGTAGATCATAACGTAGTGCAGAGGATGTTACTGAGCAGTAGCAGTGTTGTTTTGGTGAGAATCCTCGGCCCGTGCAGGTAACCTAGAGCTAGCAAGATTCGTAGGCCGCAGGGCCATTATTCGTAAAGGTCCGGTGCATATACATGCGGTTATCTACCGGCTCTGTGCGGATGCCCAAGCTCCTCTACAACTTTTATGAGCGGCGTCTGGCAAAGTCGCTGGATCTGAGTAGCGTGCCCGCCCACATCGGTGTCATGGTCGATGGCAACCGGCGCTGGGCCAAACAGTTCAACGCACCAACAAGCCAAGGCCACCAGGCCGGTGCTGATAAAATCATCGAATTCCTAGGCTGGTGCCAAGACCTTGGCATCAAAGTCATCACCCTCTACATGCTCTCCACGGATAACATGAGCCGGTCCCCGGAAGAACTTGATGAGCTGATGGGCATCATCGCCAACACTCTTGACGTGCTCGATGCCGACGTTGACATCAGCGTGCACGCCATNGGGGCTCCAGAACTGCTGCCTGACTATTTGGCTGCCCGGCTCTCATCGCTGACAGCCCGGGTGCCAGCCAAAGAACGCATCCACGTCAATATGGCG from Arthrobacter polaris encodes:
- the mca gene encoding mycothiol conjugate amidase Mca, whose translation is MKVSSVNINDRPAVGPLRLLAVHAHPDDEASKGAAMMASYVATGVEVMVATCTGGERGDIQNPALVGDAHSGRDMGGARRLEMAKAAKILGIAHRWLGFADSGLPXGDPLPALPANCFALTPLETAAAPLVRLVRSFKPHVIISYDENGGYPHPDHIMAHKVTLEAFYAAGDAAKYPGTGDAWEPAKLYYDLAFNPQRFRALHYALEEAGLASPYAQRIAAWLEADAEGHTPPVSTHSATTQIDCGDYFETRDAALRAHATQVDPDGFXFAVSPQMQRKVWPWEDYSLIESRVHTSEPENDLFAGLR
- a CDS encoding ABC transporter ATP-binding protein — protein: MGRWPVSARWEAEHDKHFAEPDQPGDANPPLVDLRNATRTVLLADDEQLHILRGIDLQIRVGDHTAIVGRSGCGKSTLLNILGLLDVPSSGAMRFDGVPVEKLRNNTRAKLRGSSVGFVFQQFNLLPGRTALENVMTPLMYAGRKEFWRRNAIAMDMLDRVGLSARASTQPHMLSGGEQQRVAIARALVRRPRLILADEPTGALDVQTGAAVMDLLDTIATESGAALVTITHDLNVAARARTRYRLDAGVLSLTDGIDSPAALSGVRA
- a CDS encoding ABC transporter permease — its product is MTAFISTMVEAWSELRIHKTRVLLALIGVALSVAVLTTVVGVGNLAREGMRLDSERNGGREATLSVSIYQDPSLGSAPDATKTQRILDDTIARYGFTHASRVTQTQGRFQFPHGVQQVSMTVVDPQYGVIHRVAVSEGGWFATDDAERLAPAVVVNEAFYTAAGRPDLTSNPQVSVLGSNPATAVMIGVVPNRYPEAMPEAFMLTEAAQTIGLDGYGGGGPGQELRIWAPTGMAEQLVSVLGMELQQALPGAEVNVYRSDYAAYGDPFAMVQIMVSGIAALILLLGAVGLLNISMVTVKYRVREIGIRRSFGATSGRIFTGVMMESVVGTTVAGAVGVMLAVAVVKNPFVESKVAPGLDIXPGVPVEAALLGLGAAVLVGALAGAIPALVAIRVKVIDAIRF
- a CDS encoding isoprenyl transferase, with translation MRLSTGSVRMPKLLYNFYERRLAKSLDLSSVPAHIGVMVDGNRRWAKQFNAPTSQGHQAGADKIIEFLGWCQDLGIKVITLYMLSTDNMSRSPEELDELMGIIANTLDVLDADVDISVHAXGAPELLPDYLAARLSSLTARVPAKERIHVNMAIGYGGRREIVDAVRELMHAADAAGQTMAEAADALTVDDISKFLYTRGQPDPDLVIRTSGEQRLSGFLMWQSAYSEFYXCEALWPAFRKIDFLRALRDFAGRSRRFGS
- a CDS encoding thioredoxin domain-containing protein, coding for MNRLAGEPSAYLRQHAQNPVNWQPFDDAAFAEAVARDVPIFLSVGYAACHWCHVMAGESFEDPAIGTYLNERFVAIKVDREERPDVDDAYMAATQALSGQGGWPMSVFLTPEGKAXYAGTYFPPGPGSGRPSFIQVLEAVNEAWCERRDQVQETANALAETLAQPLWQVRTTGGALAVDLPQMAPVKADWAAAAEAAVAAMARAEDGVHGGFGTAPKFPPTPGLEXLLRHAASGAPTAQTAFGMAGRTLGAMVHSALFDALGGGFARYSVTADWSEPHYEKMLYDNAGLLQALVHWIRLAEGLPEGELPEGAGAQDAVTPLSVADAKDAAAATISWLMAEMRLPGGAFASSLDADTVIDGVHHEGASYQWTLAQLQEAARATVATGGTSAEHEALGLAAAVADAMGVGRNNTSAAAGPNHLAGAGYAATKTTAFPFSPGRALSQHQRSQWERLKPALLQARTLRVMPARDEKVVASWNALLMGALAEAAMVLAEPAYLQAAVELGEYLYVVHWDGQLKRVSHGGRARGIKGLLEDYAACANGYLTLYAATGDPRWFDFAAQLMQALEQDFIADGVVFNHGAHEGSAGPLQGSRFGDPFDNATVSGVAQLAGACLSWAAYTGSHRHXELAHSMLAGVPELAARAPRAAGGLLGVAEAALAGPLETAVVGPAGLERDALLRCAWLSSSPGMIIAVWDGTGLPGVPLLAGRSLAERPPRQDHTYEQAPALPLAYVCRNMVCARPVATTKELQHLVD
- a CDS encoding hemolysin III family protein, with product MPPHPGLDLKPSWRGWLHAXSGPLVLIAGIFLVAFAPSTAAKVTCAIYVITGVMLXATSALYHRGNWSPNVRATLKRLDHSNIMLVIAGSYTPLSYLMLPRPTALLLLWMIWVGALAGVLFRVLWVRAPRWLYVPIYVLLGITALFFLPEFWAAGAVPTVLICLGGAMYIAGAVIYGIKKPNFSSRHFGFHELFHALTVAAFATHFVAVVLVVLTRSLVGSVCAAQACACC
- a CDS encoding DUF4307 domain-containing protein, with product MSKXTRKIVLILVAVISLGWVLWVSFGANTGISQXILSYNVVDATMTTVDLAVTKGPSTTAECAIKAMNASYAVVGWSVITIGPNSKDVGSENGRTTTVRGELRTTSLAVTGVVENCWIVD
- the greA gene encoding transcription elongation factor GreA, producing the protein MPSAWLTQEAFDRLQLELTQLSGPGRAEIVSKIEQARQEGDLKENGGYHAAKDEQGKIEARIRQLSEMLRNARVGEAPADDGIIEQGMVVVATIAGDEIKFLLGSREVGAGDLEVFSERSALGEAIMGKXVGDKLSYLAPNGRTIDVAIISAKPYQS